One Castanea sativa cultivar Marrone di Chiusa Pesio chromosome 4, ASM4071231v1 DNA window includes the following coding sequences:
- the LOC142632508 gene encoding uncharacterized protein LOC142632508: MSSLDSYDRTRDPCDHKTGFKITMHLQGVPNKIMCRAFPTTLKGPAQVWFSKIPPNMVGSFKELNKLFVNNFIGGQRHKRSSSSLLTIEQGENKSLRSFITRFNREALTVDEMDDKLLLAAFHNRVNSDLFIHKLYKQEPQTMAELVHSAPNFMNAKDAIIAKKRKRAERSEVGHPHHPDQEKMKEDPNKRNRNKYCHFHRDHAHDAGECFDLKQQIENLIR; the protein is encoded by the exons atgtcttccttggattcatatgatAGAACtcgtgacccgtgtgatcaTAAAACTGGCTTCAAGAttaccatgcaccttcaaggagttCCGAACAAGATTATGTGTAGAGCGTTCCCTACCACCCTCAAGGGACCAGCGCaagtgtggttcagcaagataccCCCAAACATGGTGGGCTCATTCAAGGAGTTGAATAAGTTGttcgtcaataatttcattggaggacaacgCCATAAGCGTTCCTCTTCCagtttgctaactatagagcaaggggagaATAAGAGTTTACGGTCCTTCATTACTCGGTTCAACagagaagccttgacggtggatgagatggacgacaagttgttattggccgcCTTCCATAATAGGGTcaactctgacttgttcattcataagctctacaaGCAAGAACCACAAACTATGgctgaactcgtccattcggccccaaatttcatgaatgctaaGGACGcgatcatagccaagaagaggaaaAGAGCAGAGCGCTCGGAAGTGGGTCACCCGCATCATCCAGATCAag agaaaatgaaagaagatcCTAATAagcgcaataggaacaagtattgtcACTTTCACAGAGACCATGCGCATGACGCAGGCGAATGTTTTGATTTAAAGCAACAGATAGAAAATCTTATTAGGTAA